In Solanum pennellii chromosome 7, SPENNV200, the following are encoded in one genomic region:
- the LOC107024848 gene encoding uncharacterized protein LOC107024848 has protein sequence MVNTSVLSLPFDRIFGSNARLCQLHEGYGYKEEIALRIAYKRDRISLAQWSSDTGRSGYVCAQKGGMTVLPNERNELVPMWPVTGWRVCMDYRKLNAWTKKDHFSMPFMDQILDRPAEKGWYIFLDDYSGYNQISITLEDKEKTTFTFLYRTSAFKRMLFGLCNAQSTFKDV, from the exons ATGGTAAACACCAGTGTTTTATCACTACCCTTTGATAGAATCTTTGGATCAAATGCACGGTTATGCCAACTTCATGAAGgatatggttacaaagaagagatcg CTCTTAGAATAGCTTATAAACGAGATCGTATAAGCCTAGCCCAGTGGTCATCTGATACCGGTAGAAGTGGCTATG tgtgtgcccAAAAGGGGGGAATGACAGTATTACCCAATGAGAGGaacgagcttgttccaatgTGGCCGGTGACTggatggagagtttgtatggattaccgtaaacTGAATGCATGGACTAAGAAGGACCATTTctctatgcccttcatggaccAGATATTAGATAGACCTGCAGAAAAAGGATGGTATATTTTTCTTGATGACTATTCGGGTTATAATCAAATCTCTATTACCCTAGAGGATAAAGAGAAGACCACCTTTACATTCCTTTATAGGACATCCGCATTCAAGAGGATGttgtttgggttgtgtaatgcacaATCCACTTTCAAAGATGtgtga